Proteins from a genomic interval of Sphingobacterium lactis:
- a CDS encoding cold-shock protein, with protein MAKSQLTFKKKETAKKKQLKKLEKQERREMNKANNDKGKALEEMFVYVDEFGNLSDTPPSQPYKFKEEDLQRPADPEDEYLFGKVSYYNEVGHYGFIRDNVTRETVYFNDNLAGMVLNLNQKVKYKYVRSKQGNQISEVELI; from the coding sequence ATGGCTAAAAGTCAACTTACATTCAAGAAAAAAGAAACCGCAAAAAAGAAGCAGCTGAAAAAGCTCGAAAAACAAGAACGTAGAGAAATGAACAAAGCGAACAACGACAAAGGAAAAGCGTTGGAGGAAATGTTCGTTTATGTGGATGAATTTGGAAATCTTTCCGATACTCCACCATCACAACCTTACAAATTCAAGGAGGAAGATTTACAACGTCCCGCCGATCCGGAAGATGAATACTTATTTGGTAAAGTATCGTATTACAACGAAGTTGGTCATTATGGCTTTATCCGAGACAATGTGACGCGCGAGACTGTTTATTTCAATGACAACCTAGCTGGTATGGTTCTTAACCTGAATCAGAAGGTAAAATACAAGTATGTCCGTTCTAAACAGGGGAATCAGATTTCTGAAGTAGAATTGATATAA
- a CDS encoding methylglyoxal synthase — translation MAKTIALIAHDGKKAEMVGFVKDHQEVLSHAHLVATGTTGSYIQQTGLEVELKLSGPKGGDAQIAAMAAEGKVDGIIFFRDPLGKHAHEPDIQMLMRICDLWNVPLATNPATGTLIIKGLLEEE, via the coding sequence ATGGCAAAAACTATCGCACTGATTGCCCATGACGGCAAAAAAGCGGAAATGGTCGGTTTTGTAAAAGACCACCAGGAGGTCCTATCCCATGCTCATCTTGTAGCAACCGGAACAACGGGTTCTTATATTCAACAGACCGGATTGGAGGTGGAGTTAAAGTTATCTGGCCCAAAAGGTGGAGATGCGCAGATTGCAGCCATGGCCGCTGAGGGAAAAGTGGATGGCATAATTTTCTTCCGTGATCCACTTGGTAAGCACGCCCACGAACCCGATATCCAAATGCTGATGCGCATCTGCGATTTGTGGAATGTCCCATTGGCAACTAACCCAGCAACGGGTACATTAATTATTAAAGGACTTTTAGAAGAAGAATAA
- a CDS encoding OsmC family protein, with translation MANEVLVSIGEEAYTTTVQYEELSLLADEPIELGGQNKGLTPTQLLLSSVGTCKAITMRMYINRKAWKVNKIEIKMSSEVQKSDLQQTTYITCNITIDGDLDEEQRRRIYTIGEKCPVQKMLQHPIVIESNLIDTK, from the coding sequence ATGGCAAATGAGGTTTTGGTAAGCATCGGTGAAGAAGCTTATACAACGACTGTACAATATGAAGAATTAAGCCTCTTGGCTGATGAACCGATTGAACTCGGCGGGCAGAATAAAGGCCTTACCCCTACCCAGCTCCTATTATCATCCGTTGGTACCTGTAAAGCAATTACCATGCGCATGTACATTAACAGGAAAGCATGGAAAGTAAATAAAATTGAAATCAAGATGAGCAGTGAGGTGCAGAAGAGCGATCTGCAACAAACCACCTATATCACCTGCAATATCACCATCGATGGAGACCTGGACGAGGAACAACGCAGAAGGATCTATACCATTGGGGAAAAATGTCCTGTACAGAAAATGTTACAGCATCCGATCGTGATCGAAAGTAATCTAATTGATACAAAATAA
- the coaA gene encoding type I pantothenate kinase, producing MPSISEHTFTSPFQNFTREQWKRLNGQFSHTIQDIDLDRLHALNEPLTMDEIEDIYLPLAHLLEVHINTFQELHAKSNVFFKRNQQKLPFIIGIAGSVAVGKSTTARVLKKVLSLLPNRPKVELVTTDGFLYPNKELIKRGILNRKGFPESYDTKQLLQFLADIKSGKSQVSVPLYSHMEYDVLPNEKLHISQPDILIVEGINVLQVNSRKNGVFVSDFFDYSIYVDADEKNIVSWYIDRFESLRATAFQNTDSYFHKYADLSTEESYAMATQIWNEINRPNLHENIQPTRYRADLILKKGSHHFVKRIKVRKI from the coding sequence ATGCCCTCAATAAGCGAACATACTTTTACGAGCCCCTTCCAGAACTTCACACGGGAACAATGGAAGCGTTTGAACGGCCAATTCAGCCATACCATCCAAGATATCGATCTGGATCGCCTACATGCCCTGAATGAACCGTTAACGATGGACGAGATTGAAGATATCTACCTTCCCCTCGCCCACCTGCTTGAGGTGCATATCAATACTTTTCAGGAATTACATGCCAAGAGCAACGTGTTCTTTAAACGGAACCAGCAGAAATTGCCGTTTATCATCGGTATCGCCGGTTCTGTGGCCGTAGGCAAAAGTACCACCGCACGGGTATTGAAGAAAGTACTATCGCTATTGCCCAACCGACCAAAAGTAGAATTGGTCACCACGGATGGATTCCTCTATCCAAATAAGGAACTGATCAAACGCGGTATATTGAATAGAAAAGGGTTTCCTGAAAGTTACGACACAAAACAATTGCTGCAGTTTCTGGCGGATATCAAATCCGGCAAGTCGCAGGTTTCTGTTCCCCTGTACTCCCATATGGAATACGATGTGCTGCCGAACGAGAAATTGCACATTTCCCAGCCCGATATCCTTATCGTCGAAGGCATCAACGTCCTGCAGGTTAATTCTCGTAAGAATGGCGTCTTCGTTTCGGATTTCTTTGATTACTCAATCTATGTGGATGCGGATGAAAAGAATATCGTGTCCTGGTATATCGATCGTTTTGAATCCCTGCGCGCAACAGCTTTCCAGAATACCGATTCTTACTTCCATAAATACGCTGATCTGAGTACGGAAGAAAGTTACGCCATGGCTACCCAAATCTGGAACGAGATCAACCGTCCGAACCTACATGAGAACATCCAACCGACCAGGTATAGGGCCGACCTGATCCTGAAGAAAGGTTCGCACCATTTCGTCAAGCGGATTAAGGTCAGGAAGATTTAA
- a CDS encoding mechanosensitive ion channel family protein — protein sequence MNASSTENKPKIPWTFIGKVLLTIILISVHLMFEDRINAIKRLPQLLNGLYTFLIPSILLSMLRFLVIFLYNTRHSQKRVRGNFVLGINRLTAILNTIFAVIALMYAFGINPKEFITSMTIVAMAIAVIFRDYITNMISGLIVMFSEQLSVGDRIKVGDHKGRIIDITFANIVLQDEEDDIVMVPNNLVFTATFMNLSAHQSSLFSVRFELPMEVSLHIEELEEQLKLSITTHPNLSFKEDDFQLKVTELGKDFVRYKLDLHAVTNSNRMHRTLENEILKEIIKFERKILKSS from the coding sequence ATGAATGCAAGCTCCACAGAAAACAAACCAAAGATTCCATGGACTTTTATCGGTAAGGTATTATTGACCATTATCCTCATCAGTGTACACCTGATGTTTGAGGATAGGATCAATGCCATCAAGCGGTTGCCACAGCTATTGAACGGGCTGTACACATTCCTCATCCCCAGTATCCTGCTGAGCATGTTGCGCTTTTTGGTGATCTTTCTGTACAATACCCGGCATTCGCAGAAACGCGTCCGCGGCAACTTCGTGTTGGGGATCAATCGCCTGACAGCTATCCTGAATACCATTTTTGCGGTCATCGCATTGATGTATGCCTTTGGCATTAACCCCAAGGAATTTATCACGAGCATGACCATTGTTGCCATGGCGATAGCGGTTATCTTTCGGGACTATATCACCAATATGATCTCGGGATTGATCGTGATGTTCTCCGAGCAGCTATCCGTTGGGGACAGGATTAAGGTTGGCGACCATAAGGGCCGCATCATCGACATTACCTTTGCCAATATTGTCCTGCAGGATGAAGAGGACGACATCGTCATGGTGCCGAACAACCTGGTCTTTACGGCCACTTTCATGAACCTTTCGGCCCACCAGTCCAGTCTGTTCTCTGTTCGCTTTGAACTGCCGATGGAAGTTTCGCTTCACATCGAGGAATTGGAAGAACAGTTGAAGCTCAGCATAACCACCCATCCAAACCTGTCTTTTAAAGAAGATGATTTTCAATTAAAGGTAACGGAATTGGGGAAAGATTTCGTGCGTTATAAATTGGATCTCCATGCCGTGACCAATAGTAATAGGATGCACCGGACACTGGAAAATGAAATTCTAAAAGAAATTATAAAATTTGAACGGAAGATCCTTAAATCTTCCTGA
- a CDS encoding acetyl-CoA carboxylase carboxyltransferase subunit alpha — METTFDFEKPIADLQTQIEKVKQVEEKTKVDMGATVRELEEKLEQTKVEVYQNMTGWQKVQMSRHPDRPQTFDYIDLICDEFIELHGDRNVKDDKAIVGGLATIGGQSVMVIGHQKGKNTKERQFRNFGMANPEGYRKALRLMRMAEKFNIPVVTLIDTMGAYPGLEAEERGQGEAIARNLLEMSVLRVPIICIVIGEGASGGALGIGIGDRVYMLQNTWYSVISPESCSSILWRSWDQKERAAEALKLTAEDMLGNGLIDGIIEEPLGGAHQDPESTAINVKNKILSDLSVLKAKDTDTLITERIDKFSKMGVVNE, encoded by the coding sequence ATGGAAACAACATTTGATTTTGAAAAGCCAATTGCTGATTTGCAGACCCAGATCGAGAAGGTTAAGCAGGTTGAGGAGAAGACGAAAGTAGACATGGGTGCTACCGTTCGCGAATTGGAGGAGAAACTGGAGCAAACAAAGGTTGAGGTGTACCAAAACATGACTGGCTGGCAGAAAGTGCAGATGTCCAGACATCCCGACAGACCACAAACATTCGACTATATTGATTTGATCTGTGATGAGTTCATTGAGCTCCACGGCGATAGAAACGTAAAAGATGATAAAGCCATCGTTGGCGGTTTGGCTACCATTGGTGGGCAATCGGTTATGGTAATCGGTCATCAAAAAGGAAAGAACACCAAGGAGCGTCAATTCCGCAATTTCGGAATGGCGAATCCTGAAGGATATAGAAAAGCATTGCGCCTGATGCGCATGGCAGAGAAATTCAATATCCCTGTGGTAACCCTGATCGATACGATGGGCGCCTATCCAGGATTGGAAGCTGAAGAGCGCGGACAGGGTGAAGCCATTGCACGGAACCTGTTGGAAATGTCCGTACTACGTGTGCCTATTATCTGTATCGTGATCGGTGAAGGTGCATCTGGTGGTGCATTGGGTATCGGAATCGGTGATCGTGTCTATATGCTACAGAACACGTGGTATTCCGTGATCTCTCCTGAATCTTGTTCATCCATCCTTTGGAGAAGCTGGGATCAGAAAGAAAGAGCTGCCGAAGCCCTTAAACTTACCGCTGAGGATATGCTCGGCAATGGATTGATCGATGGAATCATTGAAGAACCGCTAGGTGGTGCACACCAAGATCCCGAATCAACCGCCATCAATGTAAAAAATAAAATCCTAAGCGACCTTTCGGTCCTGAAGGCCAAAGATACGGATACGCTGATTACCGAACGTATCGACAAGTTCAGTAAAATGGGCGTTGTCAATGAATAG